One window from the genome of Bacillus sp. SM2101 encodes:
- the hemE gene encoding uroporphyrinogen decarboxylase produces the protein MANNTIINDTFLKACRGEKTDYVPVWYMRQAGRSQPEYRKIKEKYSLFDITHQPELCAYVTRLPVEQYNVDAAILYKDIMTPLPAMGVDVEIKSGIGPVISNPIRSLNDVENLGKINPEADVPYVLDTIKLLTTEQLNVPLISFSGAPFTLASYMIEGGPSKNYNKTKAFMYAEPTAWFALMDKLGDMVITYVKSQINAGASAIQIFDSWVGALNVADYRYFIKPIMNRIFSELSEEQVPLIMFGVGASHLAKEWHDLPLNVVGLDWRLPIKEARSIGIHKPVQGNLDPAILLAPWDVIEERTKAILDQGMELPGYIFNLGHGVFPEVQPETLKRLTAFIHDYSLNK, from the coding sequence ATGGCAAACAACACAATTATAAATGATACGTTTTTGAAGGCATGTAGAGGTGAAAAGACAGATTACGTGCCTGTTTGGTACATGCGTCAAGCAGGGCGCTCACAACCAGAATACAGAAAGATAAAAGAAAAATACTCGCTTTTTGACATTACTCATCAACCAGAACTTTGTGCTTATGTGACGAGACTTCCAGTTGAGCAATATAATGTTGATGCAGCAATTTTATATAAAGATATTATGACCCCTCTTCCGGCAATGGGGGTTGACGTAGAAATTAAATCAGGTATTGGACCAGTTATATCGAATCCGATACGTTCATTAAACGATGTTGAAAATCTAGGGAAAATAAATCCGGAAGCTGATGTACCATATGTTCTTGATACAATTAAATTATTGACTACAGAACAATTAAATGTACCACTAATTAGTTTTTCGGGAGCACCATTTACACTTGCTAGCTATATGATTGAGGGAGGTCCGTCGAAAAATTACAATAAGACGAAAGCCTTTATGTATGCAGAACCAACTGCTTGGTTTGCTTTAATGGACAAGTTAGGAGACATGGTTATTACATATGTAAAATCACAAATTAATGCAGGTGCTAGTGCGATACAAATATTTGATTCATGGGTTGGAGCATTAAATGTTGCAGATTATCGTTATTTTATTAAACCAATAATGAATCGAATTTTTTCAGAACTAAGTGAAGAGCAAGTTCCATTAATTATGTTTGGTGTTGGTGCAAGCCATTTAGCTAAAGAATGGCATGATTTACCGTTAAATGTTGTAGGTTTAGATTGGCGACTTCCGATAAAAGAAGCTAGGTCTATAGGTATTCATAAACCAGTACAAGGAAACCTTGACCCAGCAATTTTACTCGCACCGTGGGATGTCATTGAAGAACGAACTAAAGCAATATTAGATCAAGGTATGGAGTTACCTGGTTATATTTTTAATCTCGGTCATGGGGTATTTCCGGAAGTTCAACCCGAAACTTTAAAACGTCTTACTGCATTTATCCATGATTATTCATTAAACAAGTAA